A segment of the Desulfofundulus kuznetsovii DSM 6115 genome:
GAACGCAACCTCCGTCTGGTGGTCTATATAGCCCGGAAGTTTGAAAATACCGGTGTAGGGATAGAGGACCTGGTTTCCATCGGAACCATTGGTTTAATTAAGGCGGTAAACACCTTTGATCCCGCAAAAAAAATCAAGCTGGCCACCTATGCTTCCCGCTGCATTGAAAACGAAATTCTCATGTACCTGCGCCGTAACAATAAAACCCGGGCTGAGGTATCCTTTGACGAACCCCTGAATATTGACTGGGAGGGCAACGAGCTATTGCTCTCCGATGTGCTGGGTACGGAAAACGATATTATCTACAAGTATATTGAAGATGAGATAGATAAAAAGCTTTTGTATATGGCGCTGAACAAATTGAGCGGCCGGGAACGCAAGATTATGGAACTGCGTTTCGGCTTGAACAACGGGGTGGAAAAGACTCAAAAGGAGGTGGCCGACTTACTGGGTATTTCCCAATCCTACATTTCCCGGCTGGAAAAGAGAATTATCAAGCGGCTGAAGAAGGAAATGCACCGGCTGGAATAGGGTGGCTAAGTGCTCCAAAGTCCGCCGGGTCTTTTTTTATCCATGTATAAAGGCAGGGGGGCGGGGTAATAATGAGGTTATGGCCAAACGCATAAAAACTTGAAAAGAGGTGGGCGGTCTTCCATGC
Coding sequences within it:
- the sigE gene encoding RNA polymerase sporulation sigma factor SigE, which encodes MSLPRIVQLKWHCRLLLIRLAAWLGYHREIYYVGSSEALPPPLSTDEESFLINKLEAGDTAVRTVLIERNLRLVVYIARKFENTGVGIEDLVSIGTIGLIKAVNTFDPAKKIKLATYASRCIENEILMYLRRNNKTRAEVSFDEPLNIDWEGNELLLSDVLGTENDIIYKYIEDEIDKKLLYMALNKLSGRERKIMELRFGLNNGVEKTQKEVADLLGISQSYISRLEKRIIKRLKKEMHRLE